One stretch of Bacteroidales bacterium DNA includes these proteins:
- a CDS encoding NAD(P)/FAD-dependent oxidoreductase, with translation MKYDVIIIGAGLGGLTAGAKLAKEGKKVLLIEQHSQPGGCATTFKRKNYTLEVGLHEMDGPSPRDMKNRIFTELEVFNNVEFIKVPEFYHFVSSHLEITIPHDSAAAISVLKEKFPEESAGIDAFFNQILNPKRKPAANESVKDISLGEFLDSIIHNDDLKLVLLGNLGYFHDDPYSISLTYYSVAQGSYFTGGASFIKGGSQKLSDHLAAFIKNHGGEVLLSHLATGFIIENDKIQGIKFSKKKAPSSETLTAYADEIIANAAMPEIAELLPAEYGNSLKNKIKNQRPGASLLTVYFGFNKSLKSLGHQHYSTFIYDGSVKTQADILSNNSGPFATRSFTFIDYGQIDSGLAPEGKSVGAICCIDYLKDWDKLTEEQYEAKKEEVANIFIDRLGKLIPGIAGAIEYYEVGTPYTVKRYTLNPGGAVYGFAQTPGKGQIETSDIIGNLHFASAWGKTGGGFSGAIYSGFLCAYNILRKK, from the coding sequence ACACAGTCAGCCCGGAGGATGTGCAACAACATTTAAACGTAAGAACTACACACTGGAAGTTGGTTTGCATGAGATGGACGGACCATCACCGCGTGATATGAAAAACAGGATTTTCACCGAGCTGGAGGTGTTTAATAATGTTGAATTCATTAAAGTTCCTGAATTTTATCATTTTGTAAGTAGTCATCTAGAGATTACGATCCCTCATGATTCGGCAGCAGCGATCTCAGTTCTCAAAGAAAAATTTCCTGAGGAGTCTGCAGGAATTGATGCCTTTTTTAATCAGATCCTGAACCCCAAAAGGAAACCGGCCGCCAATGAATCAGTAAAAGATATCAGTCTTGGTGAATTCCTCGATTCAATAATCCATAATGACGATCTTAAACTCGTTCTTCTGGGAAACCTGGGCTACTTCCATGATGATCCGTATTCAATTTCACTGACTTACTATTCAGTTGCTCAGGGCAGTTATTTTACAGGCGGAGCAAGCTTCATTAAAGGTGGCTCACAGAAATTATCAGATCATCTTGCAGCTTTCATAAAAAATCACGGAGGTGAAGTCCTGCTTAGCCACCTCGCTACCGGTTTTATTATTGAGAATGATAAAATTCAAGGGATTAAATTCAGTAAAAAGAAAGCTCCCTCTTCTGAAACTTTGACAGCTTATGCAGACGAAATAATAGCAAATGCCGCTATGCCGGAGATAGCTGAATTATTACCTGCTGAGTATGGCAATAGTCTGAAAAATAAAATCAAAAACCAAAGACCCGGGGCATCACTTCTAACTGTCTATTTCGGATTTAATAAATCGCTCAAATCACTTGGCCATCAGCACTATTCAACATTTATATATGATGGCTCCGTAAAAACTCAGGCTGATATTCTAAGTAACAATTCAGGTCCGTTTGCAACCAGAAGTTTCACATTTATTGATTACGGACAGATAGATTCCGGTCTCGCCCCTGAAGGAAAATCAGTAGGCGCCATCTGTTGCATAGATTATCTTAAAGACTGGGATAAACTTACCGAAGAGCAATATGAGGCTAAAAAGGAAGAGGTGGCAAACATTTTTATAGACAGACTCGGAAAACTGATTCCAGGTATCGCCGGAGCCATTGAATACTATGAAGTCGGAACACCTTACACTGTGAAAAGATATACGCTTAATCCGGGCGGCGCAGTGTACGGATTTGCACAGACTCCGGGCAAGGGACAAATTGAAACCTCAGATATAATTGGTAACCTGCACTTTGCATCAGCCTGGGGGAAAACAGGAGGCGGATTCTCCGGTGCTATTTACAGCGGTTTCTTATGCGCTTATAATATTCTCAGAAAAAAATAA